TAAATGGGggcgccgccgccaccgccgcccaGTGCTGCCCGCGCCGCTGTCATGGCCGAGaccgcgcccgccgccgcgcccgccgccgccgccccggcccccgccgccaAGAAGCCGAAgaaggcggcggggggcggctcCAGAGCCCGCAAGCCGGCGGGCCCCAGCGTCACCGAGCTGATCACCAAGGCCGTGTCCGCCTCCAAGGAGCGCAAGGGGCTCTCGCTCGCCGCGCTCAAGAAGGCGCTGGCCGCCGGCGGCTACGACGTGGAGAAGAACAACAGCCGCATCAAGCTGGGGCTCAAGAGCTTGGTCAGCAAGGGCACCCTGGTGCAGACTAAGGGTATTGGTGCCTCTGGGTCTTTTCGCCTTAGTAAGAAACCTGGGGAAGTAAAGGAAAAAGCCCTCAAGAAGCGGGCAGCCGCTGCCAAGCCCAAGAAGCCGGCAGCCAAGAAGGCCGCCAGCACTGCCAAGAAGCCCAAGAAAGCGGTGACAGCGAAGAAGAGCCCCAAGAAAGCGAAGAAGCCGGTGGCCGCCGCGGCCAAGAAAGCGGCCAAGAGCCCCAAGAAGGCGACCAAGGCTGCCAAGCCCAAAAaagcggcggcagcggcgaaGAGCCCGGCCAAGGCGAAGGCGGTGAAGCCCAAGGCAGCCAAGCCCAAGGCGGCCAAGCCCAAAGCGGCCAGGGCGAAGAAGGCGGCACCCAAGAAGAAGTAAGCCCCCGTGGAAGAGCCCTCTTGCTCGGCGCTTAAACCCAACGGCTCTTTTAAGAGCCACCCAAATTCTCTCAAAAAGGGCTGAAACGCAGTAGTTGTCACCCCGTTGGGGGGCGTATTAGGGGAATGGTAGTGCGCTGGTGAAGGCGCTTGGTTTCAGTTCGGGGACAGGCAGAGCGACCAGCGAGCGTCAGGGCGGCTTCCAAACCTTTCCGCTGAGCcggggagagcagaggagcGCGCTGGCGGCTTTGGAATGCCCGCACGGCGCGGGGATTGGCTGCGGCTGCGGAAGGGCCGGGCTGCCTCGCGGGAGCCCCGTCAGCACCGCCCCGCCCCCGAGATGGGGTAGGGAAGCGGTGTGGGGTCGGGGGGAGTGTTGTGTGTGGGGTGTACGCACAGCCTGGGACCCAGCAGCTAATGCGGATGTTTAGCCGCAGCCGACCGTTTCAAAACGTGCCGCGGCTTTTTGCTACTTTTTCAATTTAATGAAGTTCAAGCTCTTTTACTGAATTTGTTGGTGGCTCTGAAAAGAGCCTTTGGGTTTCTGTGGGAAAAGCTCCCCGGGCGTTGTTCTTCGGCGTTTACTTGGCTTTAGCCTTGTGGCTGTCGGTCTTCTTGGGCAGCAGCACGGCCTGGATGTTGGGCAGCACCCCGCCCTGCGCGATGGTCACCTTGCCCAGCAGCTTGTTGAGCTCCTCGTCGTTGCGGATGGCCAGCTGCAGGTGCCGGGGGATGATGCGCGTCTTCTTGTTGTCGCGGGCCGCGTTGCCCGCCAGCTCCAGGATCTCGGCCGTCAGGTACTCCAGCACGGCCGCCAGGTACACCGGGGCGCCGGCGCCCACCCGCTCCGCGTAGTTGCCCTTGCGCAGCAACCGGTGCACGCGGCCCACGGGGAACTGCAGCCCGGCCCGCGACGAGCGCGACTTGGCCTTGGCCCGCGCCTTCCCGCCCTGCTTCCCGCGGCCGGACATCGCAGCGAGTCGGCACCAAGAGCTGTAGAGAAACGAAAACAGCCCCGCGACTCGCCCTTATATCCCCTCTCAGCGAAAGCAGCGAGTTTCGATAGGCTAAGACGGCGACAATGCGAAAACAGCCAATGGGAAGTCGGATCGAATTCTAACCAATGGCGATGAACTACGGAGAGCTATGACTAAAAACCTCCCTCGGCCAATAAAAGCTAAGGTTAGAGGAAGCCGTAATTTGCATACGGTTGCTATAAAAAGAGGGCGCTCACACTCACTTTCATTTCACGACCGGTTTTTTTTCTACTAGAGGCGTAGTGGTAGATTGACTGCCATGCCCGAGCCAGCCAAGTCCGCCCCCGCGCCCAAGAAGGGCTCCAAGAAAGCCGTCACTAAGACGCAGAAGAAGGGCGACAAGAAACGGCGCAAGAGCCGCAAGGAGAGCTACTCGATCTACGTGTACAAGGTGCTGAAGCAGGTGCACCCCGACACGGGCATCTCGTCCAAGGCCATGGGCATCATGAACTCCTTCGTCAACGACATCTTTGAGCGCATCGCCGGCGAGGCCTCGCGCCTGGCGCACTACAACAAGCGCTCCACCATCACCTCGCGGGAGATCCAGACGGCCGTGCGGCTCCTGCTGCCCGGCGAGCTGGCCAAGCACGCCGTCTCCGAGGGCACCAAGGCCGTCACCAAGTACACCAGCTCCAAATAAGCTGTCTGTGCACTCTGTGCCACAGCTGCTCGACCCAAAGGCTCTTTTAAGAGCCACCCATCTTTTCAGTAAAAGAGCTGATGCTGCGGTGACTTGTTTTTAGCTGTCTCAGGGACGAGAGATACAACGGTGCGAAAGCGCTGCCGGTTGTAAGGAACCCAGCGTATGTACCCGTTTGCCGTAAACGCTGTGTTCTACATGTGTTTCTCGGTGGAGCAGAGAACGCTCACAAGTCCCTGAAAACACCCCGCGAGCCCGTTTCACTTTCGCGTCCGGGTTAGGGGCGGTTGAGCAATGAAACGAACGAGGTAGGTGTTCTCTTTAAGTGCCCGAATCAAGCGTGTTCTGGATAGGCGGCGCTTGCTCTTTTTCCCCGTGAGGCACTCTAAGGGAACAGGGATACGTCGAAAGCACAGACGGATCAAGATGACcgtatgcctttttttttttttttttttttttttcccgcaACAAAAAGCTTCAGGCTGGACCTGcaccccgccgccccccccccccccgacacacacaccccctttAGCGTTCTCGCGGGCGACCGGGGGAAGCAAACCGGAGCGCTGCACGGCGTTC
This portion of the Aquila chrysaetos chrysaetos chromosome 26, bAquChr1.4, whole genome shotgun sequence genome encodes:
- the LOC115336167 gene encoding histone H1.10-like; its protein translation is MAETAPAAAPAAAAPAPAAKKPKKAAGGGSRARKPAGPSVTELITKAVSASKERKGLSLAALKKALAAGGYDVEKNNSRIKLGLKSLVSKGTLVQTKGIGASGSFRLSKKPGEVKEKALKKRAAAAKPKKPAAKKAASTAKKPKKAVTAKKSPKKAKKPVAAAAKKAAKSPKKATKAAKPKKAAAAAKSPAKAKAVKPKAAKPKAAKPKAARAKKAAPKKK
- the LOC115336185 gene encoding histone H2A-IV produces the protein MSGRGKQGGKARAKAKSRSSRAGLQFPVGRVHRLLRKGNYAERVGAGAPVYLAAVLEYLTAEILELAGNAARDNKKTRIIPRHLQLAIRNDEELNKLLGKVTIAQGGVLPNIQAVLLPKKTDSHKAKAK
- the LOC115336171 gene encoding histone H2B 5-like — protein: MTKNLPRPIKAKRRSGRLTAMPEPAKSAPAPKKGSKKAVTKTQKKGDKKRRKSRKESYSIYVYKVLKQVHPDTGISSKAMGIMNSFVNDIFERIAGEASRLAHYNKRSTITSREIQTAVRLLLPGELAKHAVSEGTKAVTKYTSSK